In Panthera uncia isolate 11264 chromosome B4, Puncia_PCG_1.0, whole genome shotgun sequence, one genomic interval encodes:
- the UPK3A gene encoding uroplakin-3a, which yields MLPLWALLALGCLRLGSGVNLQPQLASVTFATNNPTLTTVALEKPLCVFDSSAALDGTFEVYLYVLVDSASSRNASVQDAKTPLSSTFQQTEGGRTGPYKAAAFDLIPCGDLPSLDAIGDVARASEILDAYLIKVGANGTCLSDPNFHGLCNPPLSAATEYRFKYILVNMSAGLVQDQTLWSDPIRTNRPTPYSAIDTWPGRRSGGMIVITSILGSLPFFLLVAFAGAIVLSLLDTGGSDRETTHDSQITQEAVPKSLGTSEPAYTSGNRGPPLDRAEAYSS from the exons ATGCTTCCGCTCTGGGCCCTGCTGGCCCTCGGCTGCCTGCGCCTCGGCTCgg GTGTGAACCTCCAGCCCCAGCTGGCCAGTGTGACCTTTGCCACCAACAACCCGACCCTCACCACGGTGGCCTTGGAAAAGCCTCTCTGCGTGTTTGACAGCTCAGCGGCCCTCGATGGCACTTTTGAGGTCTACCTCTATGTCCTGGTCGACTCAG CCAGCTCCAGGAACGCCTCCGTGCAGGACGCCAAGACCCCGCTGAGCTCCACCTTCCAGCAAACAGAGGGGGGAAGGACAGGCCCCTATAAGGCAGCGGCCTTTGACCTGATCCCCTGTGGTGACCTGCCCAGCTTGGATGCCATCGGGGATGTGGCCCGGGCCTCAGAAATCCTGGACGCCTACCTCATCAAGGTGGGCGCCAACGGCACCTGCCTTTCAGACCCCAACTTCCACGGCCTCTGCAACCCGCCCCTGTCAGCGGCCACGGAGTACAG GTTCAAGTACATCCTCGTCAACATGTCCGCGGGCTTAGTACAGGACCAGACCCTATGGTCCGACCCCATCCGCACCAACCGGC CCACCCCCTACTCCGCGATCGACACGTGGCCGGGCCGGCGGAGCGGGGGCATGATCGTCATCACGTCCATCCTGGGctccctgcccttcttcctgCTCGTCGCCTTTGCTGGTGCCATCGTCCTCAGCCTCCT GGACACGGGCGGTTCTGACAGGGAAACGACACACGACTCCCAGATCACGCAGGAGGCCGTCCCCAAGTCCCTGGGGACCTCGGAGCCCGCGTACACGTCTGGGAACCGGGGGCCGCCGCTGGACAGGGCTGAGGCGTATTCCAGCTAG